A DNA window from Zingiber officinale cultivar Zhangliang chromosome 3A, Zo_v1.1, whole genome shotgun sequence contains the following coding sequences:
- the LOC122053778 gene encoding oligosaccharyltransferase complex subunit ostc-like — MPPKSEHSAAAGGGAASLVTTAASLPSDQASMDPFLHLLRLLPYSFLRPPRTRLKLPSSLALPSPMTVFSLVLLTYFAVVSGLVYDVIVEPPGIGSTQDRYGTVRPVVFLPGRVNGQYIIEGLSSGFMFVLGGIGLILLDLALDRNRPRSVRISFASFGISATIISYIMSMLFIRIKIPGYLS; from the coding sequence ATGCCACCCAAATCGGAGCACTCGGCCGCCGCTGGCGGTGGCGCAGCCTCCCTAGTCACCACTGCCGCATCGCTGCCTTCGGATCAGGCCTCGATGGATCCGTTTCTCCACCTCCTCAGGCTTCTCCCCTACAGCTTCCTACGCCCGCCCCGTACGCGTCTGAAGCTCCCCTCCTCTCTTGCGCTCCCTTCCCCGATGACTGTATTTTCCCTCGTGTTGCTCACTTACTTTGCCGTCGTTTCTGGTCTTGTCTACGACGTCATCGTCGAGCCCCCAGGCATCGGCAGCACTCAGGATCGCTACGGTACTGTCCGCCCTGTCGTCTTCCTTCCCGGCCGTGTCAATGGTCAGTACATTATTGAGGGTCTCTCTTCTGGGTTCATGTTCGTGCTCGGCGGCATCGGTCTGATCCTGCTGGACCTTGCCCTCGACCGCAACCGTCCACGCAGTGTACGCATCTCCTTCGCTTCGTTCGGGATCTCTGCCACGATCATTTCCTACATCATGAGCATGCTCTTCATCCGCATCAAGATTCCCGGCTACCTATCGTGA